TCTTTATCTTGGGTCTGATTTGCGATACAACTGGGACGCTCTTAATGAGCGAAATCGCTAAAGGAACCGGAGACAACGCCGCTCATGCTATAACTGGAGCTATCGCCTTAATACTGATGCTCATCCATGCAGTCTGGGCTATCGTTGTGAAATGGAAAGGTTCAGACAAATCCAAACAGAGCTTTCACCGCTTCAGTATTATCGTATGGGCTCTATGGCTGATTCCTTACGGAATCGGGGTAGCTATGAGTATGTTTTAATCTCTGTTTGATCCCACGATAAGATTCTTTAAGCTTTGCTTAAGGCAATAATGATATGCTCCCATCACAGTAGACAGTAGAAAAATCAAAACCTTCTACTGCTACTATGAGGGCGCTGAAAAAGTCTGTTTTAATCAGAAAGGTACATCTTTTCTCAATAAAATTGAGGAGGCTGTACCTTTTTTGACGTATAATTGAAATATCATAAAAAAACGGGTGAAAATGGATGATTCAAAAACAATAAAAATTGGTTCTGAGCCCTTATGTGGGCTTGTAAGACATCGTCGTACCAAAGGATAATATGCTGCGTCAAATTAATGAATTGGTAGACAAAGAAGGCTCAAAAAGCAAAACCTACTCGGTGACGATTAAATCCAAAGAGCACTCGGAACAAATGGCGTTCCAGGAAACGGATTATTTTAAAGAGAAAACGAAGGAACGTTACAAAATTGAAGCGAAGAACAGCGAACTTAAACATGGACACGGGTATGATGTAGCCACATCCTCGAGTCTGATTGGCATGCAATTACAAGGTGCAATGACGATATTCGCAGTGAACCTAAAGCGAATATTAAAGTTACAGGACTAAAAATCCCCAAGACACTGGACAAGAATAGAGCTACAAAAGTAGACATCCAATCTTTAACAAGGCTGGAAAGTCTACTTTTTTTTGATTTAGGTCTAATTTATGAAAAAATGTAAGTTTTTCAGCGCCCTCAAAGAATAATGAGTGGTTTTTATTAGAGTTCAGGTTCGTACTCACTTAATTTGCCTTGA
The window above is part of the Paenibacillus sp. FSL K6-0276 genome. Proteins encoded here:
- a CDS encoding HsmA family protein: MLVTAIIFINLALVFYTIGVWGEKRAGTLTNKHLFFFILGLICDTTGTLLMSEIAKGTGDNAAHAITGAIALILMLIHAVWAIVVKWKGSDKSKQSFHRFSIIVWALWLIPYGIGVAMSMF